A genomic window from Antedon mediterranea chromosome 4, ecAntMedi1.1, whole genome shotgun sequence includes:
- the LOC140046419 gene encoding metal-response element-binding transcription factor 2-like has protein sequence MMAEIENVDETVEEPTIEGPTKEDLTKEEASTSQAQSPTSCTYSEGMEVLARWTDGLSYLGTIQKVESDLGKCFVTFEDNSEHWVLYKDLQKGVQMGEITCTLCHSGESVLPNEIVLCDHCGLGYHQNCHQPTIEHKVLLSEDEPWICRQCVFVTSQKVGGATRRGSAAKVFQEMKRSLPYRLGSLHWDSNHRVNTEQCYCYCGGPGDWYLKMLQCCRCKQWFHEACVQCLETPMLYGDRFYIFVCSVCNQGPEYLKRLTLKWADVAHLVLYNLTLLHKKKYYDIEEEIIPFLNEIWDRLQAPNLPNSSRLERPKCILGALSSSKNKFRCGKEVKKKKTIWGLRIRTPPIQPQVVLPAIGQITEEVMNDLQMKGRKVVTFVPVQSNSPVPLSRKRKSKEQIDKRMKKAKKTLDEAAPNKTSIIPHGKKSNNILNGRCNINSFLNSIPLGGPSVLDSIQPLETFQCGDILLPATTYANSASTSESSSVVSTASITNSENGFRRKKRQRKWKKYDPNDELETAHFNGEVNDVNSSVDDNFTLVNPRVNGFTETTQSMSDLKKSIQSYFGVESRMASGEQYTVHGKRTTDDGQVEYLIEWDSCPP, from the exons ATGATGGCTGAAATTGAAAATGTTGATGAAACAGTAGAGGAACCAACAATAGAAGGACCAACAAAAGAGGATTTAACGAAAGAGGAAGCGTCAACTAGTCAAGCTCAATCACCCACATCATGTACGTACTCTGAAGGAATGGAAGTGTTAGCAAGATGGACGGATGGCCTATCATACCTTGGTACAATACAAAAG gtGGAATCCGACCTTGGCAAATGTTTTGTTACTTTTGAAGATAACTCTGAACATTGGGTTCTATATAAAGATCTACAAAAAG GTGTGCAGATGGGAGAAATCACATGTACGTTGTGTCATAGTGGTGAATCTGTTTTGCCAAATGAAATAGTCCTCTGTGATCACTGTGGTCTAG GTTATCATCAGAACTGCCATCAACCTACAATAGAGCATAAGGTGTTGCTATCAGAGGATGAACCATGGATCTGTCGTCAGTGCGTATTTGTCACTTCACAGAAG GTTGGTGGCGCTACACGTAGGGGATCAGCAG caaaAGTATTTCAAGAAATGAAACGGTCTTTGCCATATAGG CTTGGCTCTCTTCACTGGGATAGTAACCATCGTGTGAACACAGAACAATGTTACTGTTATTGTGGAGGGCCTGGAGA CTGGTACTTAAAAATGCTGCAATGTTGCCGATGTAAGCAGTGGTTTCACGAAG CATGTGTGCAATGTTTAGAGACGCCAATGTTATATGGTGATCG GTTTTACATATTTGTGTGTTCTGTCTGCAATCAGGGACCAGAGTATTTGAAGAGactgacattaaaatg GGCCGATGTTGCACACCTCGTTTTATACAATCTCACATTATTACACaagaaaaaatattatgatATTGAAGAAGAGATAATTCCTTTCTTAAATGAAATTTGGGACAGACTACAGGCTCCAAAT CTACCAAATAGTTCAAGACTTGAAAGACCTAAATGTATATTAGGTGCTTTATCATCGTCAAAAAATAA ATTTCGTTGCGGAAAAGAGgttaaaaagaagaaaacaatttGGGGGTTAAGGATCCGTACACCACCTATTCAACCCCAAGTAGTCTTGCCAGCGATTGGACAGATCACAGAGGAAGTTATGAATGACCTTCAGATGAAAGGTCGAAAGGTTGTGACCTTTGTTCCAGTTCAAAG CAACTCGCCGGTACCGTTATCGCGCAAAAGAAAATCTAAAGAACAGATTGATAAACGTATGAAGAAGGCCAAGAAAACGCTGGACGAAGCTGCCCCTAATAAG ACTTCAATCATTCCTCatggaaaaaaatcaaataatattcTAAATGGAAGATGCAACATAAACAGTTTCCTTAACTCCATTCCGCTTGGCGGACCATCCGTGTTAGACTCCATTCAGCCACTAGAAACATTCCAATGCGGTGACATTTTGTTGCCCGCAACAACCTATGCAAATAGCGCAAGTACTTCTGAAAGTAGTTCTGTTGTATCGACGGCTAGCATTACGAATTCGGAAAACGGtttcagaagaaaaaaaaggcAAAGAAAATGGAAGAAATATGACCCGAATGATGAACTTGAAACAGCTCACTTTAATGGCGAAGTTAATGATGTGAATTCGAGCGTTGATGATAATTTTACGTTAGTTAATCCGAGAGTAAATGGATTTACGGAAACAACACAATCTATGTCTGATCTAAAAAAATCAATTCAATCGTACTTCGGTGTTGAAAGTCGAATGGCTTCAGGAGAACAATATACGGTTCATGGAAAGAGAACAACAGACGATGGACAAGTTGAATATCTTATTGAATGGGATTCGTGCCCTCCATAG
- the LOC140046421 gene encoding uncharacterized protein has translation MGMTTGLVRGCRPHKNSESSFFKSISPSRSCICFGKKRFRNHDTNLDNDDYDYYGGDDDDDSEGGRNHREFHELELYHRSPFRGSNSRWLTEGNRFYKQDSTEGAAARIEQRRPFIGLRSSSMASSTDSAYATVRGFDLINQIAQIHELENYEEEAINRSAHTEHVQEDIGSKMQSVGRFNVAKVPLKESSTQNTSSLDEPSTSKRGRFTVTPLKEKTTEAITTSTEHHKNPTRSVNPKETHCERTAREIISYDNDHQQTIKNNRFQVSKSSLNAILSSETNLEEKPSNAVDEVYKGNKKSSSADDPRSPDHKGRFLISKCNQSAAQLPIVKLFSPNRSSFVAPDIGTDLLLEIDNELFSRDQAYLETEL, from the exons ATGGGTATGACAACGGGACTCGTTAGGG GATGTCGTCCACATAAGAATTCAGAATCCTCGTTTTTCAAGTCGATATCTCCGTCTCGTTCTTGTATTTGTTTCGGTAAAAAAAGATTCAGAAATCACGATACAAAtcttgataatgatgattatgattactatggtggtgatgatgacgacgatagCGAAGGCGGAAGAAACCATAGG gaATTCCATGAACTAGAGCTGTACCACCGGTCGCCATTCCGTGGTTCGAATTCGCGATGGCTTACCGAAGGAAATAGATTTTACAAACAGGACAGTACTGAAGGAGCGGCGGCGCGAATTGAGCAGCGACGCCCTTTCATTGGACTCCGGTCCTCGTCTATGGCAAGCAGCACAGATTCGGCGTACGCAACCGTGCGTGGCTTTGATCTTATCAACCAAATAGCGCAAATACACGAGTTGGAGAACTATGAAGAAGAAGCTATCAACCGAAGTGCTCATACTGAGCACGTTCAAGAAGACATTGGCAGCAAGATGCAGTCTGTTGGAAGGTTTAATGTCGCTAAAGTTCCTTTAAAAGAGTCTTCTACACAAAACACCAGTTCTCTTGATGAACCAAGTACAAGTAAGCGTGGCAGATTTACAGTAACCCCATTGAAAGAGAAGACGACTGAAGCCATCACTACTTCAACAGAACATCATAAAAATCCGACACGCTCGGTTAACCCAAAAGAAACTCATTGCGAACGAACTGCGCGCGAAATTATTTCTTATGACAATGACCACCAGCAGACtattaaaaataacagattCCAAGTGTCTAAAAGCAGTTTGAATGCAATACTATCATCAGAAACAAATTTAGAAGAAAAACCTTCCAATGCGGTTGACGAAGTTTACAAAGGCAATAAAAAATCGTCTTCCGCAGACGATCCACGCTCACCAGATCACAAAGGACGCTTTTTGATAAGTAAGTGTAATCAAAGTGCAGCCCAGTTACCGATTGTGAAATTGTTCAGTCCAAATAGATCATCGTTTGTTGCTCCAGATATTGGAACTGATTTGCTTCTAGAAATTGACAACGAATTATTTAGTAGAGACCAGGCTTACTTGGAAACTGAATTATAG
- the LOC140046420 gene encoding BTB/POZ domain-containing protein KCTD21-like has translation MKTDQIINLNVGGKHYVTNVSTLTMYPDSMIGSMFSGRFPPVKDNRGSYVIDRDGKIFRYILNFLRTAQLCLPDHFSEWDLLEAEADFYQIEQLSEAILAAKESRGLFTKNVTFELEQRKHWGGLTEWYGYTDSDVMRAMPKLNRDNDNRLICNVCKLDKESLRPGICKCDDSFRRFFQEISNAGFRYCSSMAENLRKSEEIVIWTFCRGPLYS, from the coding sequence ATGAAAACCGATCAAATCATCAACTTAAACGTTGGCGGCAAGCATTACGTAACCAATGTTTCGACGTTAACGATGTACCCGGATTCCATGATCGGTAGCATGTTCAGCGGCCGTTTCCCGCCAGTGAAGGACAACCGCGGTAGTTACGTCATTGACCGCGACGGCAAGATATTTCGgtacattttaaactttttacGTACCGCACAACTTTGCCTACCGGACCACTTCTCCGAATGGGATCTTCTCGAAGCCGAAGCAGACTTTTACCAAATTGAACAATTGTCAGAAGCCATCTTAGCGGCTAAAGAAAGCCGTGGACTATTTACCAAAAATGTAACTTTTGAATTAGAACAGCGCAAACATTGGGGTGGACTTACCGAATGGTATGGGTACACAGATTCCGATGTCATGCGAGCGATGCCGAAGTTGAACCGAGACAACGATAACAGACTCATTTGTAACGTGTGTAAATTAGATAAGGAGTCGCTCCGTCCTGGAATCTGTAAATGTGACGACTCGTTCCGAAGGTTCTTCCAAGAGATCAGCAATGCTGGATTTCGCTATTGTTCATCAATGGCGGAGAATCTGCGAAAAAGTGAAGAGATAGTTATTTGGACATTTTGCCGTGGGCCGTTATATTCATAA